The DNA sequence CTGGCCATGGGGTACGTCGGCGCCGAAGGCATCGACGACCTGCACCAGCGCGGCCAGCTGATCCGGATCACCGCGGCCGGTCTGAAGGAGAGCCACCCGCACGACATCCAGATGACCGTCGAGGCCCCCAACTACCACACCCGCTGACCTACGCCGTCGACCTGCCCGCGCGGTGGCCGAGCCGCCGGGCGGTCGACCTGTCCATGACGGAGATATGCCATGCGTGACGTGGTCGAGATCGGGCTGGGCAAGACCGCGCAGCGCGGCTACCACCTGGACGACATCGCCATCGTGCCGAGCCGGCGGACCCGGGACGTCGACGACGTCTCCACCGCGTGGCAGCTCGACGCGTACCAGTTCAAGATCCCGTGCGTGGCGCATCCGTCGGATGCCACGATGAGCCCGGCCAGCGCCGCCAAGCTGAGCGAGCTGGGCGGGCTCGGCGTACTCAACGTCGAAGGGCTGTGGACCCGCTACGAGGACCCGAGCAGGGTGCTCGGCGAGCTGACCGCGCTGGGCGACGACGACCCGGCGACCCGCCGGCTGCAGGAGGTGTACGCCGAACCGATCCGTCCCGAGCTGATCGCCGAACGGGTCCGGCAGATGCGGGCCGGCGGCGGTACGGTCGCCGCCCGGGTGTCGCCGCAGCACACCCTGGCGCTGGCCCCGGTGGTGCTGGACGCCGGCGTGGACATCCTGGTGATCCAGGGCACCCTGGTGTCGGCGGAGCACGTGTCCACCACCGACGAGCCGCTGAACCTCAAGGAGTTCATCGCCGACCTGGACCTGCCGGTGG is a window from the Solwaraspora sp. WMMD792 genome containing:
- a CDS encoding GuaB3 family IMP dehydrogenase-related protein, with amino-acid sequence MRDVVEIGLGKTAQRGYHLDDIAIVPSRRTRDVDDVSTAWQLDAYQFKIPCVAHPSDATMSPASAAKLSELGGLGVLNVEGLWTRYEDPSRVLGELTALGDDDPATRRLQEVYAEPIRPELIAERVRQMRAGGGTVAARVSPQHTLALAPVVLDAGVDILVIQGTLVSAEHVSTTDEPLNLKEFIADLDLPVVVGGCTDYKTALHLMRTGAAGVIVGIGADEWSTTDSVLGIRVPMATAIADAAAARRDYLDETGGRYVHLIADGDLQTSGDIAKALGCGADAVMLGEPLSLCAEAPAAGAWWHSVASHPKLPRGAFGVADEPLGTMEQLLFGPADSPDGQQNLFGGLRRAMAKCGYRDLKEFQRVGLVLDR